The following proteins are encoded in a genomic region of Holophagales bacterium:
- a CDS encoding cupin domain-containing protein: MDDRRRPNPALNQLVRSRAVDWKPLDEPGVTGVSVKVLRFDEAEKRAPTILLRFDPGASYPVHSHPGGEEIFVLEGDVRLGKDSLQAGDYIYTAPHNVHGVRSEGGCVLLVSVPEEVEILRGEVPAPPALQ; the protein is encoded by the coding sequence ATGGACGACCGTCGACGACCGAACCCGGCGCTGAACCAGCTCGTCCGTTCCCGAGCCGTCGACTGGAAGCCCCTGGACGAGCCGGGCGTCACCGGCGTCTCCGTCAAGGTCCTGCGTTTCGACGAGGCGGAGAAGAGGGCCCCGACGATCCTCCTCCGGTTCGACCCGGGCGCGTCGTACCCGGTCCATTCGCACCCTGGCGGCGAGGAGATCTTCGTCCTCGAGGGAGACGTGCGACTCGGGAAGGACTCGCTGCAGGCAGGCGACTACATCTACACCGCACCGCACAACGTGCACGGGGTCAGGAGCGAAGGGGGCTGCGTCCTCCTCGTCAGCGTGCCGGAGGAAGTCGAGATCCTGCGCGGAGAGGTCCCGGCGCCTCCCGCGCTCCAGTAG
- a CDS encoding SPFH domain-containing protein, which produces MLVLVLAFIVVDIGLFVWSLAAGIPATGHPYVLPLVLSLLAIPVWIILLTGFFTLQPNEARVLVLFGAYKGTVRESGFHWGNPFYTNGSGASSAAATSAEAHGGTPTAIAAQAAAAAARHPKRNKISLRARTLNGQRLKVNDKGGNPIEIAAVVIWRVQDTAMAMFDVDDYEKYVETQSESALRHIASLYGYDHGEEDEITLRSNVEDVSAALRKELHERLVKAGVVVEEARLTHLAYAPEIAQAMLRRQQAEAVIAARQKIVHGAVSMVEMALKELSEKNVLILDDDRKAAMVSNLMVVLCGEAEVHPVVNTGTLYG; this is translated from the coding sequence ATGCTCGTCCTCGTCCTCGCGTTCATCGTCGTGGACATCGGGCTCTTCGTCTGGTCCCTCGCGGCCGGGATTCCGGCGACGGGACACCCTTACGTCCTTCCCCTCGTCCTCTCCCTCCTCGCGATCCCGGTCTGGATCATCCTTCTCACCGGCTTCTTCACGCTGCAGCCCAACGAAGCGCGCGTCCTCGTCCTCTTCGGCGCCTACAAGGGAACGGTCCGGGAAAGCGGCTTCCACTGGGGCAACCCCTTCTACACGAACGGGTCGGGAGCCTCCTCCGCGGCCGCCACATCGGCCGAGGCGCACGGCGGCACGCCCACGGCGATCGCCGCCCAGGCCGCGGCGGCCGCCGCCCGCCACCCGAAGCGCAACAAGATCTCGCTCCGCGCCCGGACGCTGAACGGCCAGCGCCTGAAGGTGAACGACAAGGGGGGCAACCCGATCGAGATCGCGGCCGTCGTCATCTGGCGCGTCCAGGACACGGCCATGGCGATGTTCGACGTGGACGACTACGAGAAGTACGTCGAGACCCAGAGCGAGTCGGCCCTGCGCCACATCGCGAGCCTCTACGGCTACGACCACGGCGAGGAGGACGAGATCACGCTTCGGTCGAACGTGGAGGACGTCTCCGCCGCCCTGCGCAAGGAGCTGCACGAGCGGCTCGTCAAGGCCGGCGTCGTCGTCGAGGAGGCGCGCCTCACGCACCTCGCCTACGCCCCCGAGATCGCCCAGGCGATGCTCCGCCGCCAGCAGGCCGAGGCCGTCATCGCCGCCCGGCAGAAGATCGTCCACGGCGCCGTCAGCATGGTCGAGATGGCCCTCAAGGAGCTTTCGGAGAAGAACGTCCTCATCCTCGACGACGACCGGAAGGCCGCCATGGTGAGCAACCTCATGGTCGTCCTCTGCGGCGAGGCCGAGGTCCACCCCGTGGTGAACACCGGCACGCTCTACGGCTGA
- a CDS encoding Arc family DNA binding domain-containing protein yields MEPRKAFLLRIDPALFAEIEKWAADEFRSVNGQIEYLLRDAVRARRRGRARSDSAGATGREF; encoded by the coding sequence ATGGAACCTCGAAAAGCGTTCCTGCTCCGGATCGACCCCGCCCTCTTCGCCGAGATCGAGAAGTGGGCGGCGGACGAGTTCCGGAGCGTGAACGGCCAGATCGAGTACCTCCTCCGGGACGCGGTCCGGGCCCGGCGGCGGGGGCGGGCGCGTAGCGATTCGGCCGGCGCGACGGGACGGGAGTTCTAG
- a CDS encoding DUF2780 domain-containing protein produces the protein MKRFLCLVAVSALAASATLAQVPAAVPAAPAAPAAQAAAAPTLTVENSANPDLVGSLVSKLGVTPMQAEGGAGALLGLAKGKLKADDFAKVATAIPGTDKLIASAPVADAPKGGGALGAAAGAVGGKAAGLAGLAPVFSKLGLKSDMVAKYAPVVVDYAQKKGGDTVGKLLGGVLK, from the coding sequence ATGAAGCGCTTCCTGTGCCTCGTTGCCGTTTCTGCCCTCGCCGCCTCCGCGACGCTCGCTCAGGTCCCCGCCGCCGTACCGGCCGCACCGGCGGCACCGGCGGCCCAGGCGGCCGCTGCGCCAACCCTCACCGTCGAGAACTCCGCCAACCCGGACCTCGTCGGCTCCCTGGTGAGCAAGCTCGGCGTGACGCCCATGCAGGCCGAAGGGGGGGCGGGAGCGCTTCTCGGGCTCGCCAAGGGGAAGCTCAAGGCTGACGACTTCGCGAAAGTCGCAACCGCGATTCCCGGCACGGACAAGCTGATCGCATCCGCCCCGGTCGCGGACGCCCCGAAAGGCGGCGGCGCTCTCGGAGCGGCGGCCGGCGCGGTGGGCGGTAAAGCCGCCGGGCTCGCGGGCCTTGCCCCGGTCTTCAGCAAGCTCGGCCTGAAGAGCGACATGGTGGCGAAGTACGCGCCGGTCGTCGTCGACTACGCCCAGAAGAAGGGGGGCGACACGGTCGGCAAGCTCCTCGGGGGCGTTCTCAAGTAG
- a CDS encoding insulinase family protein has product MNVLRGRTIAVLLAAAASIAAPLPAQEIDVVERTLSNGMKVLIVERHDQPTVSCGWLARVGSANERPGITGLAHLFEHMMFKGTKTIGTKDAARDLELNGMQDEVQVLIREEMAVLREKQRRGEIADMMDPAARTPRLGELLAKFDALVAQQRALIVKDEMDKIYQENGSTGLNASTSNDRTFYIVGIPSNKVELWAWLESDRLANPVFREFYSERNVILEERRQTLESRPGGTVNEAFNAMTWMAHPYHWQVIGWPSDIAQVTREQGSEFFATYYAPNNLTAILVGDLDPEKTHALMEKYFGRIPANPKGVPPVVTMEPVQPAEQRMVAEVEMTPSAEASYKAVPAVHGDAAALQVLGVVLGGAPMTGRPGMGGPTRPPSGRLHRALVLDQKAATRASAYFRGQKYGGLFTVSATPAPGKRPGEVEPLLYAELDKVVKEGISDDELARAKNALRVAFYTRLESNSGIRESLAQAESSGTYRDLLDSPKKVEAVTRDDVQRVAKKYLVKESRSVLLTTRKGGGEGMPRRRPGGMPPGAPPAPAAAPVPEVKG; this is encoded by the coding sequence ATGAACGTCCTCAGAGGCCGCACCATCGCCGTCCTGCTGGCCGCAGCGGCATCCATCGCGGCCCCCCTGCCCGCCCAGGAGATCGACGTCGTCGAGCGGACGTTGTCCAACGGCATGAAGGTCCTGATAGTCGAGCGGCACGACCAGCCGACCGTCTCCTGCGGCTGGCTCGCCCGCGTCGGAAGCGCGAACGAACGGCCCGGCATCACCGGCCTCGCCCACCTCTTCGAGCACATGATGTTCAAGGGGACGAAGACGATCGGCACGAAGGACGCCGCGCGCGACCTCGAGCTGAACGGCATGCAGGACGAGGTGCAGGTCTTGATCCGCGAGGAGATGGCGGTTCTGCGCGAAAAGCAGCGCCGCGGCGAGATCGCGGACATGATGGATCCGGCCGCCCGGACCCCGCGCCTCGGCGAGCTCCTCGCGAAGTTCGACGCGCTCGTCGCCCAGCAGCGCGCGCTCATCGTCAAGGACGAGATGGACAAGATCTACCAGGAGAACGGCTCGACCGGGCTGAACGCGTCGACGAGCAATGACCGGACGTTCTACATCGTCGGCATCCCGTCCAACAAGGTCGAGCTCTGGGCCTGGCTCGAATCCGACCGGCTCGCGAATCCGGTCTTCCGCGAGTTCTACAGCGAGCGGAACGTCATCCTGGAGGAGCGCCGGCAGACGCTCGAGTCGCGCCCCGGCGGGACGGTGAACGAGGCGTTCAACGCGATGACGTGGATGGCGCACCCGTACCACTGGCAGGTCATCGGCTGGCCGAGCGACATCGCCCAGGTGACACGCGAGCAGGGCAGCGAGTTCTTCGCCACCTACTACGCCCCGAACAACCTCACGGCGATTCTCGTCGGCGACCTCGACCCCGAGAAGACGCACGCCCTCATGGAGAAGTACTTCGGCCGGATCCCCGCGAACCCGAAGGGGGTCCCGCCGGTCGTGACGATGGAGCCCGTCCAGCCCGCCGAGCAGCGGATGGTGGCCGAGGTCGAGATGACGCCGTCCGCGGAGGCCTCCTACAAGGCCGTTCCCGCCGTCCACGGCGACGCGGCGGCCCTGCAGGTCCTCGGCGTCGTCCTCGGCGGAGCGCCGATGACCGGCCGCCCCGGCATGGGCGGACCGACGCGTCCGCCGTCGGGCCGGCTCCACCGGGCCCTCGTCCTCGACCAGAAGGCCGCGACCCGCGCCTCGGCCTACTTTCGCGGGCAGAAGTACGGCGGCCTCTTCACGGTCTCCGCGACGCCGGCCCCCGGCAAACGGCCCGGCGAGGTCGAACCGCTCCTCTACGCCGAGCTCGACAAGGTCGTGAAGGAAGGAATCTCCGACGACGAGCTGGCCCGCGCGAAGAACGCCCTCCGCGTTGCCTTCTACACCCGGCTCGAGAGCAACTCCGGTATCCGCGAGTCTCTCGCCCAGGCCGAGAGCAGCGGCACGTACCGGGACCTCCTGGATTCTCCGAAGAAGGTCGAGGCCGTGACCCGCGACGACGTCCAGCGCGTCGCGAAGAAGTACCTCGTGAAGGAGAGCCGCAGCGTCCTCCTCACGACGCGCAAGGGCGGGGGCGAGGGGATGCCGCGGCGCCGCCCCGGCGGCATGCCCCCCGGAGCGCCCCCGGCCCCAGCCGCCGCCCCGGTCCCGGAGGTGAAGGGATGA